In Aspergillus luchuensis IFO 4308 DNA, chromosome 1, nearly complete sequence, the following are encoded in one genomic region:
- the ENT3 gene encoding epsin-3, clathrin recruitment and traffic between the Golgi and endosome (BUSCO:EOG09263WB5;~COG:F;~EggNog:ENOG410PJ8R;~InterPro:IPR013809,IPR008942;~PFAM:PF01417) — MDFSNLKEQVSNLTLYDLKAGVRKVQNAVMNYTEMEAKVREATNNEPWGASNTLMHEIASGTHSYQLLNEIMPMIYKRFTDKTSEEWRQIYKALQLLEFLVKNGSERVVDDARSHMSLIRMLRQFHYIDQNGKDQGINVRNRSSELVKLLGDVDLIRSERKKARANRNKFGGFEGGSHIGGGMSSSSSGRYGGFGSDSLSFGGYSGGVYGDGGGFGGNTGDFGDSGRRSNRFEEYDEYDEADASPPRRRGPSPPRASATRQAKQPAAPAPKEPEQDLFDFGEEETVTTSVSASKKPATGNGLDILDTQPADDDDFDDFQSATPAPAPASSAQFAIPPPASTVSTTSSTQFAAPKPVSATQGSNLNGIVGFTSMTPTPTSSTMASPTLSQSSLAQSQKPAQPKPSGFQAATPNYFTSVSTLSNTTQQPAMGHRPNMPSTSSFTSTTPSTPSAANKPAAPKASGDVFGSLWSSASASAGIQKNNTGGNKGPNLASMAKQKASAGIWGAPAASGSPAFNQSSSSGAPKTTGSSGLDDLLG, encoded by the exons ATGGATTTCTCCAACCTCAAAGAACAGGTCAGCAACCTGACGTTGTATGATCTCAAGGCGGGAGTCCGCAAGGTCCAGAATG CGGTCATGAACTATACCGAGATGGAGGCCAAG GTCCGAGAAGCTACAAACAATGAACCTTGGGGCGCTTCGAACACACTTATGCATGAGATTGCCAGTGGAACCCATAGCTA TCAATTGCTCAACGAGATCATGCCTATGATTTACAAGCGCTTCACAGACAAGACATCGGAGGAATGGCGACAGATCTACAAG GCGCTCCAACTTCTAGAGTTCCTTGTCAAGAACGGATCCGAACGAGTCGTCGACGATGCCCGCTCTCACATGTCCTTGATTCGGATGCTTCGCCAATTCCACTACATCGACCAGAACGGAAAAGACCAGGGTATCAACGTGCGCAACAGGTCATCGGAGTTGGTGAAGCTGCTCGGTGACGTCGACTTGATCCGctcggagaggaagaaggccaggGCCAACCGCAACAAGTTTGGTGGATTTGAGGGTGGCTCGCACATTGGCGGTGGCATGTCCAGCTCTAGCTCCGGCAGGTATGGCGGCTTTGGCAGTGACAGCCTCTCATTTGGCGGGTACAGTGGAGGTGTCTacggtgacggtggtggatTCGGAGGCAACACAGGCGATTTCGGGGACTCCGGGAGACGTTCCAATCGCTTCGAGGAATATGACGAGTATGATGAGGCCGATGCTAGTCCCCCGCGCCGGCGCGGGCCCAGCCCTCCCCGTGCTAGTGCTACTCGCCAGGCTAAACAGCCGGCCGCTCCTGCTCCTAAGGAACCCGAGCAAGACTTGTTCGActttggagaggaggagactGTCACGACATCTGTCAGCGCTTCCAAGAAGCCTGCCACAGGCAATGGCCTAGATATCCTCGACACCCAGCCTgctgacgacgacgacttTGACGATTTCCAATCCGCCACGCCTGCGCCTGCGCCGGCATCGTCAGCCCAGTTTGCCATTCCCCCGCCGGCCTCCACTGTCAGCACGACCTCCAGCACGCAGTTCGCTGCCCCCAAGCCAGTCTCGGCCACCCAGGGCTCAAACCTGAACGGCATTGTAGGCTTCACCTCGATGACCCCTACCCCGACCTCGAGCACGATGGCGTCTCCCACACTCTCCCAGAGCTCCCTGGCACAGTCCCAGAAACCCGCGCAACCCAAGCCTAGTGGCTTCCAGGCGGCCACTCCCAACTACTTCACCTCTGTTTCTACTCTCTCCAACACGACTCAACAACCTGCTATGGGTCACCGCCCCAACATGCCTTCCACCTCCTCTTTCACTTCCACCACGCCCTCTACCCCTTCTGCCGCCAACAAGCCCGCTGCCCCCAAGGCATCCGGTGACGTCTTTGGATCTCTCTggtccagcgccagcgccagcgccgGTATTCAGAAGAACAACACGGGCGGAAACAAGGGCCCTAACCTAGCCAGCATGGCCAAGCAAAAGGCTAGCGCCGGCATCTGGGGCGCTCCCGCTGCTTCAGGCAGTCCTGCATTCAaccagagcagcagcagcggggCGCCGAAGACAACGGGAAGCTCTGGCCTAGACGACCTACTGGGCTAG
- a CDS encoding putative Ras GTPase activating protein (BUSCO:EOG09260GF5;~COG:Z;~EggNog:ENOG410PFE1;~InterPro:IPR000048,IPR001936,IPR000593,IPR008936, IPR001715,IPR036872;~PFAM:PF03836,PF00307,PF00616,PF00612;~go_function: GO:0005515 - protein binding [Evidence IEA];~go_process: GO:0007165 - signal transduction [Evidence IEA];~go_process: GO:0043087 - regulation of GTPase activity [Evidence IEA]), whose product MSSNLASSRRTQTDLPDQTSNPLRHGSTASTSSSIYTVSSSSFAPSRTSTVSSTASSGSLPGHRRGKSEVNTPISEAMAGGASEGKSWANAGATYENIRRSLRPLSQAPNSSPVAAKQAAFRHSRSQTVDNPQYWKENRPQTPESRPAQPQDVDTLKEKPSYIDQSPTKTGSPHAVSPHAKSQVKAHHAHSLSNPPPFTHTLSAPELETFQKSSTGHLRTLSKFAKSGETEEFALDSYGASVVGLQGRRRLKRADTVTGNNSPIARKKPAASAWTAGSWMDKQRQFLQAYEYLCHIGEAKEWIEEVIQKQIPPIVQLEEGLRDGVTLAEVVQAMYPNRTFRIFRHPRLQYRHSDNIALFFRFLDEVELPELFRFELIDLYEKKNLPKVIHCVHALSWLMFKKGLVDFRMGNLVGQLEFEHHELEQTQKGLDKAGVSMPSFSGMAANFGAEPEPEPEPEPESEEDRIHRELLESEASIVDFQAQLKGAMLRLKLGNLMNDLWDFEPFLVELQSRIRGDWARQIVQYRMDMRKFAVQLQAICRAFLVRQRQRGDKENYQAQEIDVLRLQTLIRGAKARAQVDRVRSCMRKEESGIKLIQAALRGALQRQKVYDLYEGTRGAEEDVQLLQAAIRGALQRKQLAAQYEETHSAETDVTELQALIRGALQRSQLAKQYDAVQSVEPDVVELQAQIRGVLQRNRLAEQYEATRAREEDVTVLQALIRGASVRQQMSTQNEAMNATTASSTSLQGIIRGMLTRKGIEETKSLLLQEVPSITFVQAGARALAARKFLSQQAEALAKTANECASLQSIVRGNALRAELDRLRQDLSEHVPSVIDIQSISRANAVRSFLNSQRESLEEEETSILTLQSMARAVILRRRLEADAQALQQEAPVITNLQALIRAAILRIDVGGILEELDDCEYEISQFQAQIRAMLVRVDVGQTLADLAAAEDVVMDLQSHIRGHLVRSRFEEKRRHYRENMDKVIKAQSYIRGRIQGQAYKSLTSGKNPPVGTVKGFVHLLNDSEFDFDEEIEFERTRKLVVQQVRQNELAEQYIGQLDIKIALLVRNKITLDEVVKHQKHFGGHVGSLLPNREISSKDPFDLKALNKTSRRKLEQYQVLFFLLQTQSQYLARLFRRLRELNTPEKEYDRIRHLMMGLFGYSQKRREEYYLIKLLARSAREEIESFDSLHEYLRCNSFWSKLFASYIKSPRDRKFMRDILGTVVRENVVENPELDLESDPIQIYRSAINNEELRTGKRSRRRLDIPREEAIRDPETRATFIQHLQDLRDIADQFFSAFEELLYRMPFGIRYIAKQMYESLLARFPKENPGFILQTAGHWVWRNYFQPAMVEPEKYGVIDRGLTQEQKRNLSEISKVIAQVASGRLFGAENVYLQPLNSYIGDSIQRLGQIWGDMVSVQDAESYFDIDEFNDLYAKTKPTLYIKMSDIFSIHQLIASEIHYICQNPDDILKEVIRDLGNVKSNESELMSVNSSEINLTLNPKLAQVEDPEADVKALFMETKRCILYIIRVQTGANLMDIMVKPPTEEDEAKWMTLVRDELSANNTRRSPYSEATTMVDLASMSYTELKQTALENILQLEQTGKIRRDNYYQDLLNAIAIDIRTKHRRRIQRERELDSARMTLARLNDQAIWLDQQLKTYNDYIEQAMVTLQNKKGKKRFLMPFTKQWDHQRELQKSGKVFKFGSYKYSARNLADRGVLVHWKGYTERQWDRVDLTISSNEVGVFTIDGSSGPMMIPGANAQVPLDDLLQAQFNNMQFLDFFDGHLRVNVNLFLHLIMRKFYNE is encoded by the exons ATGTCAAGCAATTTAGCATCGTCCCGACGCACACAGACGGATTTGCCAGACCAAACATCCAATCCACTGCGCCATGGATCAACCGCTTCCACGAGCTCGTCGATATACACCGTCTCATCAAGTTCATTTGCTCCCAGTCGCACGAGcaccgtctcctccaccgcgTCATCTGGGTCCCTACCCGGCCATAGACGGGGCAAGAGTGAGGTAAACACACCAATCTCCGAAGCAATGGCTGGAGGCGCTTCCGAGGGGAAAAGCTGGGCCAATGCGGGCGCGACCTATGAGAACATCCGCCGCTCATTGCGACCACTTTCCCAAGCCCCCAACTCGTCTCCTGTAGCTGCCAAGCAAGCAGCATTTCGTCATTCTCGAAGCCAGACTGTCGACAATCCTCAATACTGGAAGGAAAATCGCCCACAGACCCCCGAATCACGTCCTGCGCAGCCTCAGGATGTTGACACATTAAAGGAGAAGCCCTCATACATCGATCAAAGCCCCACGAAAACCGGTTCGCCGCATGCTGTCTCACCTCATGCCAAGTCACAAGTCAAAGCGCACCATGCACATAGTTTGTCCAACCCACCGCCGTTCACCCATACCTTGTCGGCCCCCGAGCTAGAGACGTTCCAAAAATCGTCAACCGGCCACCTGCGGACCCTCTCAAAGTTTGCGAAATCGGGTGAGACCGAAGAATTTGCGCTTGACAGTTATGGGGCATCTGTGGTGGGATTACAGGGACGACGACGCCTAAAGCGCGCTGATACAGTGACCGGAAACAATAGCCCCATAGCACGAAAGAAACcggcagcatcagcatggACGGCTGGGAGCTGGATGGACAAGCAGCGTCAGTTCCTCCAGGCTTACGAGTATCTTTGCCATATCGGAGAAGCAAAGGAATGGATCGAAGAAGTTATTCAGAAACAGATCCCGCCAATTGTTCAGCTGGAAGAAGGCCTGCGTGACGGAGTAACGCTGGCTGAGGTGGTACAAGCTATGTACCCAAACCGAACCTTTCGAATCTTCAGACACCCGCGACTTCAGTACCGTCACTCTGACAACATCGCACTGTTTTTCCGGTTCTTAGATGAAGTCGAGTTGCCAGAGCTGTTCCGGTTCGAGCTTATTGATCTttacgaaaagaaaaacctCCCGAAGGTCATTCACTGCGTCCACGCCTTGTCATGGCTGATGTTCAAGAAAGGCCTCGTCGATTTCCGGATGGGTAATTTGGTGGGCCAACTGGAGTTCGAACATCATGAACTCGAGCAAACACAAAAAGGCCTCGACAAGGCGGGCGTCAGCATGCCTAGTTTCTCAGGGATGGCTGCCAACTTTGGAGCGGAACCAGAGCCAGAACCGGAGCCTGAGCCGGAATCCGAGGAAGATCGCATTCACCGTGAATTACTTGAAAGCGAAGCCTCGATCGTTGATTTCCAAGCTCAGCTTAAAGGAGCGATGCTGCGACTGAAGCTTGGCAACTTGATGAACGATCTATGGGATTTCGAACCGTTTTTGGTAGAACTGCAGTCCAGGATACGCGGAGACTGGGCTCGACAAATTGTTCAATACCGAATGGATATGCGAAAATTCGCTGTTCAATTACAAGCGATCTGCCGAGCTTTTCTGGTCCGACAGCGGCAGAGAGGTGATAAGGAAAATTACCAGGCCCAGGAAATTGATGTACTGCGGCTGCAGACCCTGATCCGGGGAGCCAAGGCAAGGGCTCAAGTGGACCGTGTTCGAAGTTGTATGCGTAAAGAGGAATCGGGCATCAAATTGATTCAGGCAGCACTACGAGGCGCATTGCAACGACAGAAAGTGTACGATCTTTACGAGGGCACAAGAggtgcggaggaggatgttcaACTGCTGCAGGCTGCTATCCGGGGTGCTCTGCAGCGCAAGCAACTCGCAGCGCAATATGAAGAAACTCACTCGGCTGAGACAGACGTAACTGAGCTCCAAGCCCTTATCCGGGGTGCGCTTCAACGCAGTCAGCTGGCAAAGCAGTACGATGCAGTGCAGTCTGTGGAACCTGACGTGGTCGAGCTCCAGGCCCAAATCCGTGGTGTCCTTCAGCGCAATCGGCTTGCAGAACAATATGAAGCAACACGAgcgagagaggaagatgtgACAGTGCTTCAAGCTTTGATCCGGGGTGCCTCTGTCCGTCAGCAGATGAGCACACAGAACGAGGCCATGAATGCGACGACAGCAAGCAGCACGTCTCTGCAAGGAATCATTCGAGGAATGCTGACCCGGAAAGGTATCGAAGAGACAAAATCGTTGCTCTTGCAGGAAGTACCTTCAATTACCTTTGTTCAAGCAGGCGCGCGGGCCCTTGCAGCCAGAAAATTCCTATCGCAGCAAGCAGAAGCGCTCGCAAAGACAGCAAATGAGTGCGCCTCTCTCCAGTCAATTGTTCGCGGTAACGCTCTTCGAGCCGAGCTTGACCGTCTTCGACAAGATCTAAGCGAGCATGTGCCATCCGTCATCGACATCCAAAGCATCTCCCGAGCAAATGCTGTACGATCCTTCCTGAACTCTCAACGCGAGTctctcgaggaagaggagacgtCCATCTTGACCCTGCAGTCTATGGCTCGGGCAGTCATACTCAGGAGAAGGCTCGAAGCAGATGCGCAAGCTCTACAGCAGGAAGCACCGGTCATAACCAATCTTCAAGCTCTTATCCGCGCCGCAATTCTCCGCATCGACGTGGGCGGCATCTTGGAGGAGCTCGATGACTGCGAGTATGAAATTAGCCAATTCCAAGCACAGATAAGAGCCATGCTTGTTCGGGTTGACGTTGGCCAGACTCTTGCAGATCTGGCAGCTGCCGAAGACGTCGTTATGGACCTTCAGTCACACATCCGTGGACATCTTGTTCGTTCCAGATTCGAAGAGAAACGCCGCCATTACCGTGAAAACATGGATAAGGTGATTAAGGCGCAAAGCTACATCCGCGGTCGAATTCAGGGTCAAGCCTACAAGAGCCTCACAAGTGGAAAGAACCCGCCTGTAGGAACTGTCAAGGGCTTTGTGCACCTGTTGAATGATAGCGAGTTTGATTTCGACGAGGAAATTGAGTTTGAGCGAACACGGAAACTGGTTGTCCAACAGGTCCGACAAAACGAACTGGCAGAGCAATACATCGGCCAGCTCGATATCAAGATTGCGCTCCTGGTCAGGAACAAGATCACGCTTGATGAAGTCGTAAAACACCAGAAGCATTTTGGTGGCCACGTTGGAAGCCTTCTTCCAAACCGGGAGATTTCTTCCAAGGATCCTTTTGACCTGAAAGCTCTGAATAAGACATCTAGAAGAAAGCTAGAGCAGTACCAGGTtttgttcttccttcttcaaacCCAGTCGCAATATTTGGCGCGGTTGTTCCGACGCCTGCGTGAGCTCAACACGCCCGAGAAGGAGTATGATCGGATAAGGCATCTGATGATGGGTCTCTTTGGATACTCGCAGAAGAGACGTGAAGAGTACTACCTCATCAAGCTTCTTGCACGTTCCGCCAGGGAAGAAATCGAAAGCTTCGACTCGCTCCATGAATATCTGCGGTGCAATTCTTTCTGGAGTAAACTTTTCGCATCCTACATCAAGTCCCCACGGGATCGAAAGTTTATGCGTGATATTCTTGGAACTGTTGTGAGGGAGAATGTGGTTGAGAACCCAGAGTTGGACTTGGAGAGCGATCCCATACAGATTTATCGCTCGGCCATCAACAACGAAGAGCTCCGGACCGGCAAGCGGAGCCGACGCCGACTGGACATCCCAAGAGAAGAGGCAATCAGAGATCCAGAAACGAGAGCGACGTTCATTCAGCATCTTCAAGACCTCCGCGACATTGCTGACCAattcttttctgcttttGAGGAATTACTGTACAGGATGCCCTTTGGTATTCGGTACATCGCGAAACAGATGTACGAGAGCCTTCTCGCTCGATTCCCCAAGGAGAACCCCGGCTTCATCCTCCAGACAGCGGGCCATTGGGTGTGGAGAAACTACTTCCAGCCTGCAATGGTCGAGCCCGAGAAGTATGGTGTGATAGACCGTGGCTTGACCCAGGAGCAAAAGCGCAATCTTTCAGAGATCTCGAAGGTGATCGCGCAGGTAGCATCCGGTCGACTTTTCGGCGCAGAGAATGTCTATCTCCAGCCGCTAAATAGCTATATCGGAGATTCTATCCAGCGGCTTGGTCAGATCTGGGGTGACA TGGTCTCCGTTCAGGACGCTGAAAGCTATTTCGACATCGACGAATTCAACGACCTTTATGCTAAGACAAAGCCTACTTTGTATATCAAAATGTCTGATATCTTCTCTATCCATCAGCTTATCGCCAGCGAAATCCATTACATCTGCCAGAACCCGGATGATATCCTGAAGGAGGTCATTCGCGACCTGGGTAACGTCAAGTCCAACGAGAGTGAGCTAATGAGCGTCAACTCCTCTGAGATCAATCTCACATTGAACCCCAAGCTGGCACAAGTTGAAG ACCCAGAAGCGGATGTGAAGGCTTTGTTTATGGAAACCAAGAGATGCATCCTCTACATTATTCGCGTCCAAACAGGCGCCAATCTGATGGACATCATGGTTAAACCACCCACCGAAGAGGACGAAGCCAAATGGATGACGCTGGTTCGTGACGAGTTGAGTGCAAACAACACACGACGGAGCCCTTACTCGgaagccaccaccatggtAGACCTTGCCTCTATGAGTTACACGGAGTTGAAGCAAACGGCGCTGGAAAACATTCTTCAACTCGAGCAAACCGGTAAAATCCGGCGCGATAATTACTACCAGGATCTTCTGAATGCGATTGCCATCGATATCCGCACAAAGCATCGCCGGAGAATCCAGCGAGAGCGGGAATTGGACAGTGCTCGGATGACGCTTGCTCGCCTCAACGACCAAGCTATTTGGCTGGATCAACAACTCAAGACTTACAACGACTACATCGAGCAGGCCATGGTGACCTtgcagaacaagaagggaaaaaagcgGTTCCTTATGCCCTTCACCAAGCAGTGGGATCACCAACGAGAACTACAGAAGTCCGGCAAGGTCTTCAAGTTTGGATCCTACAAGTACTCGGCCCGCAATCTCGCGGACCGGGGTGTTCTCGTTCACTGGAAGGGATACACTGAACGACAGTGGGATCGGGTCGACCTTACCATCTCGAGTAACGAAGTCGGAGTTTTCACCATTGATGGAAGCAGTGGACCGATGATGATCCCGGGAGCCAACGCGCAGGTTCCGTTGGACGACCTACTACAAGCCCAGTTCAATAACATGCAGTTCCTGGACTTCTTCGATGGGCACTTACGAGTCAACGTCAATCTTTTCTTGCACCTGATAATGAGAAAGTTCTATAATGAGTGA
- a CDS encoding DUF952 domain-containing protein (COG:S;~EggNog:ENOG410PSBE;~InterPro:IPR009297;~PFAM:PF06108), with protein sequence MADAEPLYVYKLIPSTSPVREPLPDRLPVSELDEKSGFVHLSTAFQVPNTLKMFFKDEPLVYVLRIPYEGIAGQVRWENPDGTVCGPRPKEGLFPHLYNDLKLGKDEVETIAIWKNDEGWDKALLQAKPWLLY encoded by the exons atggCAGACGCCGAGCCCCTCTACGTCTACAAGCTGATTCCGTCGACGTCTCCGGTACGGGAACCTCTCCCCGATCGGCTGCCGGTTAGCGAGCTGGATGAGAAATCGGGCTTCGTACACCTCTCTACAGCATTCCAAGTACCGAATACCCTCAAGATGTTCTTTAAAGACGAGCCGCTGGTCTACGTGCTCCGGATTCCCTATGAGGGCATAGCCGGCCAGGTCCGGTGGGAGAATCCTGACGGGACAGTCTGCGGACCGCGACCGAAAGAGGGCTTGTTCCCG CATCTGTACAATGATCTCAAGTTGGGCAAGGACGAGGTAGAGACTATTGCTATCTGGAAGAATGATGAGGGCTGGGATAAAGCCCTCCTGCAGGCGAAGCCATGGCTGTTGTATTGA
- a CDS encoding oxidoreductase, short-chain dehydrogenase/reductase family (COG:Q;~EggNog:ENOG410PHD4;~InterPro:IPR002347,IPR036291,IPR020904;~PFAM:PF00106,PF13561,PF08659;~go_function: GO:0016491 - oxidoreductase activity [Evidence IEA];~go_process: GO:0055114 - oxidation-reduction process [Evidence IEA]): MASAMGKEGVFQPPQAAQSQNTPGLEKKMAPASEPTKLESSGTFVEYVGSGKLKDKKALITGGDSGIGRSVAVLMAREGADVTIVYLPEEEEDAQDTKKMVEAEGKSCHLFSGDLRSRETCRKAVEEHMNTYKKLNILVNNASKQFMCKDFAQIDLDNVTSTFESNIIQMFAITKFALPHLSRGDSIINTTSTVAFRGTSGMIDYSATKGAIVSFTRSLAAQLKTKGIRVNAVAPGPVYTPIQVDTRAPEQMENFGAESSIGRPGQPSEVATSFIFLASADAALFYGQVLHCYPLGD; the protein is encoded by the exons ATGGCATCCGCAATGGGAAAAGAAGGCGTTTTCCAGCCGCCACAGGCAGCTCAATCCCAGAATACGCCAGG gttagagaagaaaatgGCACCAGCAAGTGAACCGACCAAGCTGGAATCCAGCGGCACTTTCGTGGAGTATGTCGGTTCTGGAAAATTGAAGGACAAGAAAGCTCTCATCACTGGCGGCGA TTCCGGAATTGGCCGATCGGTCGCGGTCTTGATGGCCCGCGAAGGGGCCGACGTCACCATTGTCTACCtacccgaagaagaagaggatgctcAGGATACCAAGAAGATGGTTGAGGCCGAGGGCAAATCATGCCACCTCTTCAGCGGAGATTTGAGAAGTCGCGAAACGTGTCGCAAAGCTGTTGAAGAGCACATGAACAC GTATAAAAAACTGAACATTCTCGTCAACAACGCCTCCAAGCAGTTCATGTGCAAGGATTTCGCGCAAATAGATCTCGACAATGTTACCAGCACCTTCGAGAGCAACATCATTCAGATGTTCGCTATCACGAAATTTGCCCTTCCACATCTATCCAGGGGTGACTC CATTATCAATACCACATCCACCGTGGCATTCCGAGGTACAAGCGGTATGATTGACTATAGTGCGACTAAAGGTGCTATTGTTAGCTTTACAAGATCATTGGCGGCACAGCTGAAGACGAAGGGTATCCGCGTTAATGCAGTGGC TCCTGGTCCGGTTTATACTCCTATTCAGGTCGATACTCGAGCGCCCGAGCAGATGGAGAACTTCGGCGCCGAATCTTCCATCGGTCGACCTGGCCAACCAAGCGAAGTCGCAACAAGCTTCATTTTCCTGGCTAGTGCAGATGCTGCACTGTTCT ATGGCCAGGTTTTGCACTGCTATCCTCTAGGGGATTAA
- a CDS encoding putative IMP dehydrogenase (BUSCO:EOG09261T6U;~COG:F;~EggNog:ENOG410QE6G;~InterPro:IPR013785,IPR000644,IPR001093,IPR005990, IPR015875;~PFAM:PF00571,PF00478;~go_function: GO:0003824 - catalytic activity [Evidence IEA];~go_function: GO:0003938 - IMP dehydrogenase activity [Evidence IEA];~go_function: GO:0016491 - oxidoreductase activity [Evidence IEA];~go_process: GO:0006164 - purine nucleotide biosynthetic process [Evidence IEA];~go_process: GO:0055114 - oxidation-reduction process [Evidence IEA]): MPISNGDSLGRAMQAEIQDHTKALEVLKTYTTQDGLDVDTLLDSDKHGALTYNDFLILPGYIGFPASDVTLDTPVTKRVSLKVPLLSSPMDTVTEHNMAIHMALLGGLGVIHHNCAPEEQAEMVRKVKRYENGFISDPVVLSPKATVREAKELKAKWGFGGFPVTENGTLRSKLVGIVTSRDIQFHRDLDDSVTAIMSTDLITAPAGTTLAEANEVLRSSKKGKLPIVDENGHLVSLLSRSDLMKNLHYPLASKLPQSKQLIAAAAIGTREQDKTRLKLLVDAGLDIVILDSSQGNSMYQIEMIKWIKQNFPEIDVIGGNVVTREQAAALIAAGVDGLRIGMGSGSACITQEVMAVGRPQAIAVRSVTAFAARFGVPCIADGGVQNVGHIVKGLAMGASTVMMGGLLAGTTESPGEYFMSKEGQLVKSYRGMGSIAAMEDKKAGAGSKDSKASNAGTARYFSEKDGVLVAQGVAGSVLDRGSVTKFVPYLVAGVQHSLQDIGVPSLKALHEGVNNGTVRFEMRSASAMAEGNVHGLHSYDKKLYS; this comes from the exons ATGCCTATCTCCAACGGTGACTCTCTTGGCCGCGCCATGCAGGCTGAGATCCAGGACCACACCAAGGCCCTGGAGGTCCTGAAGACCTACACTACTCAGGATGGTCTGGACGTTGACACTCTGCTTGACTCGGACAAGCACGGAGCGTTGACCTACAACGACTTCCTCATCTTGCCCGGATACATCG GCTTCCCTGCCTCCGATGTCACTCTGGACACTCCCGTCACCAAGCGTGTCTCTCTGAAGGTTCCCCTTCTGTCCTCTCCCATGGATACCGTTACCGAGCACAACATGGCCATCCACATGGCTCTGCTGGGTGGTCTGGGTGTTATCCACCACAACTGCGCTCCTGAGGAGCAGGCCGAGATGGTCCGCAAGGTCAAGAGATACGAGAACGGTTTCATCTCCGACCCCGTTGTCCTTTCTCCCAAGGCCACTGTCCGCGAGgccaaggagctgaaggccaAGTGGGGCTTCGGTGGTTTCCCTGTTACTG AGAACGGAACCCTCCGCTCCAAGCTTGTTGGTATTGTCACTTCCCGTGACATCCAGTTCCACCGCGACCTTGATGACTCCGTCACCGCCATCATGTCCACTGACCTCATCACTGCCCCCGCTGGCACCACCCTCGCCGAGGCTAACGAGGTCCTCCGTTCCtccaagaagggcaagcTCCCCATTGTTGACGAGAACGGCCACCTTGTCTCCCTGCTGTCCCGCAGCGATTTGATGAAGAACCTCCACTACCCCCTTGCCTCCAAGCTCCCCCAGTCCAAGCAGCTCatcgccgctgctgccattgGTACCCGTGAGCAGGACAAGACCAGACTCAAGCTCCTCGTTGATGCTGGTCTCGACATCGTTATCCTGGACAGCAGCCAGGGTAACAGCATGTACCAGATCGAGATGATCAAGTGGATCAAGCAGAACTTCCCCGAGATCGACGTTATCGGTGGTAACGTTGTTACTCGTGAGCAAGCCGCAGCTCTGATTGCTGCTGGTGTCGATGGCCTGAGAATTGGCATGGGCAGCGGCAGTGCTTGCATCACCCAGGAGGTCATGGCTGTTGGTCGTCCCCAGGCCATTGCTGTCCGCAGCGTCACCGCTTTCGCCGCTCGCTTCGGTGTTCCTTGCATTGCTGACGGTGGTGTCCAGAACGTTGGTCACATCGTCAAGGGTCTGGCTATGGGTGCCTCCACTGTCATGATGGGAGGTCTCCTTGCCGGTACCACCGAGTCTCCTGGCGAGTACTTCATGAGCAAGGAGGGTCAGCTTGTCAAGTCCTACCGTGGTATGGGCAGTATCGCCGCCatggaggacaagaaggCTGGCGCTGGCTCCAAGGACAGCAAGGCCAGCAACGCTGGTACCGCCCGTTACTTCTCCGAGAAGGACGGTGTCCTGGTTGCTCAGGGTGTTGCTGGTTCCGTTCTTGACCGTGGCTCCGTCACCAAGTTCGTTCCCTACCTCGTTGCGGGTGTCCAGCACTCCCTGCAGGATATCGGTGTTCCCAGCCTCAAGGCTCTCCACGAGGGTGTGAACAACGGAACTGTCCGCTTCGAGATGAGAAGTGCCAGCGCCATGGCCGAGGGTAACGTCCACGGTCTCCACAGCTACGACAAGAAGCTTTACTCTTAA